In Leifsonia sp. ZF2019, a genomic segment contains:
- a CDS encoding glycoside hydrolase, with the protein MSSRLRRLLLASFAVGSLAAAGSITSIPGSQETAAAATASAVTITPNPAYQNAAFEGWGTSLAWFANATGGYPEAVRQDLFDKVFGSDGLNLNIARYNIGGGNATDVPPYLRAGGAVDGWWNPDITATDAQGAITSTYADRDRLAAAWDADDPASYDFSADATQRWWVDALKEKITKWEAFSNSPPYFMTNSGYVSGNFTASSDQLKTSSIADYVTYLKTVVQHIEQTSGITFDSIDPFNEPNTNYWGTNIDSSTGWPKKGGQEGAHMGPALQDTVIKALQSELAQPGTTTGAHISAMDETNPSIFMTDWNGWSQQAKAAVDQLNVHTYGTSGRTQVRDVAKANGKDLWMSEVEGDWDGTGVNNQTNINNGIGMATRITDDLRELEPSAWIFWQPVEDYYNMQKVEKLNWGSIDIDFDCNADGNSVRRLADGDADPSCRVVTNAKYNTVRNFTHYIRPGDHIIPSTNAATTAALAADGGTVTLVHTNAGTAPEDLTIDLSKFGAIDAGATVTPIVTTESPASDPTANALVQKAALPVDAAAKTARVTVPAKSVTTLVVTGVHGVAETAVPLQDGHTYQLRGVQSGKNLTGSATGAATITSSATTTAAASTQAWTVRKLTSGAANIERYTLQDGSGRYLTATSAGTAVRSLADGAAASDPSAQWMLSTVDGARYSLLSVAAGSVLDVGGQSTAENASVGVYGSNTGANQLWTIQDTQLVSIQPVAIATLAGSAPSLPATVVPVYRSGAGSPVAVTWDTAGADWSVPGTVTLRGSGTDLFGHAFDSAVATVDVGGYSRTDPVSLTTFAGVSAASVRAAAPATVPAHVGTSGATHDAAVTWDWTAVTDAALANPGVVTVRGTAVSNDPAAASLPATLSLIVTTPSERNVATDTAVKATATSTESGYSADNTRNGVTTDKGWSNWVSTNKPTSSTLTYDLGGTQTVNHVTIYAYKDGSTTSWPSRLTVQYADASGTWIDAPDSPTVVAVPTDGSAPIVDVPIGGVSTSKVRVVMTAYANTHLTIAEVQIYARTAGAGAVASLAALTVGGEPVAGFATGTTEYSVPTRGAAVPELAAVAVDGKAGVAITQPSAGNGHVGTVVVTSEDGTATETYTVALAREIALTVADLGGARVAEPVAASATVDPADAALRYTWLVDGVAVVTDAADASYTPQAADEGLPLSVSVSATAEGYTSAAAVSNTVVVGAKAPEPAPAVTGVVDAAGRPIAEGAVLTPGDAVTVTVAPTVVGTDYALEFHSTPVTIAQAIGDGSAITLQGTVPVDATAGAHRLVVRTPAGELWSIGVTVAAVGGAPGGAGAGPVSGLADTGSGLPLAGGALALLLIVGGAAALLLRARRRREV; encoded by the coding sequence GTGTCGTCACGTCTTCGACGGCTGCTGCTCGCCTCTTTCGCCGTCGGCTCCCTCGCCGCGGCCGGAAGCATCACGAGCATCCCCGGCAGCCAGGAAACCGCCGCAGCAGCCACCGCTTCCGCGGTCACCATCACCCCGAACCCCGCCTACCAGAACGCCGCGTTCGAAGGATGGGGCACGAGCCTCGCCTGGTTCGCGAACGCGACCGGCGGATACCCCGAGGCAGTGCGCCAGGACCTGTTCGACAAGGTCTTCGGCAGCGACGGCCTCAACCTCAACATCGCCCGCTACAACATCGGCGGCGGCAACGCCACCGACGTGCCGCCGTACCTGCGGGCCGGCGGCGCCGTCGACGGCTGGTGGAATCCCGACATCACGGCGACCGACGCCCAAGGCGCGATCACGAGCACCTACGCGGACCGCGACCGGCTCGCGGCGGCGTGGGATGCGGACGACCCGGCCTCCTACGACTTCTCGGCGGACGCCACCCAGCGCTGGTGGGTCGACGCGCTGAAGGAGAAGATCACGAAGTGGGAGGCGTTCAGCAACTCCCCGCCCTACTTCATGACCAACAGCGGGTACGTCTCAGGCAACTTCACCGCCTCCAGCGACCAGCTGAAGACCTCGAGCATCGCGGACTACGTCACCTACCTGAAGACCGTCGTCCAGCACATCGAGCAGACCAGCGGGATCACCTTCGACAGCATCGACCCGTTCAACGAGCCCAACACGAACTACTGGGGAACGAACATCGACTCCAGCACCGGCTGGCCCAAGAAGGGCGGTCAGGAGGGCGCGCACATGGGTCCCGCGTTGCAGGACACGGTGATCAAGGCGCTGCAGAGCGAGCTCGCGCAGCCCGGAACCACGACCGGCGCGCACATCTCCGCGATGGACGAGACCAACCCGTCGATCTTCATGACCGACTGGAACGGCTGGTCGCAGCAGGCGAAGGCCGCCGTCGACCAGCTCAACGTGCACACCTACGGCACGAGCGGTCGCACCCAGGTGCGCGACGTCGCGAAGGCCAACGGCAAGGACCTCTGGATGAGCGAGGTCGAGGGCGACTGGGACGGCACGGGCGTCAACAACCAGACGAACATCAACAACGGCATCGGCATGGCCACGCGCATCACGGACGACCTGCGCGAGCTCGAGCCGAGCGCGTGGATCTTCTGGCAGCCGGTCGAGGACTACTACAACATGCAGAAGGTCGAGAAGCTCAACTGGGGCAGCATCGACATCGACTTCGACTGCAACGCCGACGGGAATTCCGTGCGGCGCCTGGCGGACGGTGACGCCGACCCGTCGTGCAGGGTCGTGACCAACGCGAAGTACAACACGGTGCGCAACTTCACGCACTACATCCGCCCGGGCGACCACATCATCCCGTCGACGAACGCGGCGACCACCGCGGCCCTCGCCGCCGACGGCGGCACGGTCACGCTGGTGCACACGAACGCGGGCACCGCGCCGGAGGACCTCACCATCGACCTGTCGAAGTTCGGGGCGATCGACGCCGGAGCGACGGTCACCCCGATCGTCACCACCGAGTCGCCCGCGAGCGACCCGACGGCCAACGCCCTGGTGCAGAAGGCCGCCCTCCCCGTGGATGCGGCGGCCAAGACCGCGCGCGTGACCGTACCGGCGAAGTCGGTCACGACGCTCGTCGTGACCGGCGTGCACGGTGTCGCCGAGACCGCCGTCCCGCTCCAGGACGGCCACACGTACCAGCTGCGCGGCGTGCAGAGCGGCAAGAACCTGACCGGGAGCGCGACCGGCGCGGCGACGATCACCTCGTCGGCGACGACCACGGCTGCGGCCTCCACGCAGGCCTGGACGGTCCGCAAGCTCACCTCGGGCGCTGCGAACATCGAGCGCTACACGCTGCAGGACGGCTCCGGCCGCTACCTGACGGCGACCTCCGCAGGCACAGCGGTGCGGTCCCTCGCGGACGGGGCCGCCGCCTCCGACCCGTCGGCGCAATGGATGCTCTCGACGGTCGACGGCGCCCGCTACAGCCTCCTGAGCGTGGCCGCCGGCTCGGTGCTCGACGTGGGCGGCCAGTCGACGGCCGAGAACGCGTCGGTCGGCGTGTACGGCTCGAACACCGGCGCCAACCAGCTGTGGACCATCCAGGACACGCAGCTCGTGTCGATCCAGCCCGTCGCGATCGCGACCCTCGCCGGAAGCGCTCCCTCGCTGCCCGCCACCGTCGTGCCGGTCTACCGGTCCGGCGCGGGCTCGCCGGTGGCGGTGACCTGGGACACCGCGGGTGCCGACTGGAGCGTGCCGGGAACGGTCACCCTCCGCGGCTCCGGCACGGATCTGTTCGGGCACGCCTTCGACTCCGCCGTCGCGACGGTGGACGTCGGAGGCTACAGCCGCACCGATCCGGTCTCGCTGACGACCTTCGCGGGCGTCTCCGCCGCCTCGGTGCGCGCCGCGGCCCCCGCCACCGTCCCCGCCCACGTGGGCACGAGCGGTGCGACCCACGACGCCGCCGTGACCTGGGACTGGACCGCCGTCACCGACGCCGCGCTGGCGAACCCCGGCGTGGTCACGGTGCGCGGCACCGCCGTGTCGAACGATCCGGCCGCGGCCTCCCTCCCGGCGACGCTGTCCCTGATCGTCACCACCCCGTCGGAGCGGAACGTCGCGACGGACACGGCGGTGAAGGCCACGGCGACCTCGACCGAGAGCGGCTACTCCGCCGACAACACCCGGAACGGCGTCACGACCGACAAGGGGTGGTCGAACTGGGTGTCGACGAACAAGCCGACCTCCAGCACGCTGACCTACGACCTCGGCGGCACGCAGACGGTGAACCACGTGACGATCTACGCCTACAAAGACGGCTCGACCACCAGCTGGCCGAGTCGGCTGACCGTGCAGTACGCGGACGCGTCCGGCACGTGGATCGACGCGCCCGATTCGCCCACTGTCGTCGCCGTCCCGACGGACGGCAGCGCGCCGATCGTCGATGTGCCCATCGGCGGGGTCAGCACCTCGAAGGTGCGCGTGGTCATGACCGCGTACGCGAACACGCACCTGACGATCGCCGAAGTGCAGATCTACGCGCGCACCGCCGGTGCGGGAGCGGTCGCGAGCCTCGCGGCGCTCACCGTCGGCGGTGAGCCGGTGGCCGGCTTCGCGACCGGGACCACCGAGTACTCCGTCCCGACCCGTGGCGCGGCCGTGCCGGAGCTCGCGGCGGTCGCGGTGGACGGGAAGGCCGGGGTCGCCATCACTCAGCCCTCGGCCGGAAACGGTCACGTCGGAACCGTGGTCGTGACGAGCGAGGACGGCACGGCGACGGAGACCTACACGGTCGCCCTCGCCCGCGAAATCGCCCTCACGGTCGCCGACCTGGGCGGTGCTCGCGTCGCCGAGCCGGTGGCGGCATCGGCCACGGTGGACCCGGCGGACGCGGCCCTGCGGTACACCTGGCTCGTCGACGGCGTCGCCGTCGTGACGGACGCAGCCGACGCCTCCTACACGCCGCAGGCCGCCGACGAAGGGCTGCCGCTCAGCGTGTCGGTGAGCGCCACGGCGGAGGGCTACACCTCTGCCGCGGCGGTCTCCAACACGGTCGTGGTCGGCGCGAAGGCCCCCGAACCGGCTCCGGCCGTCACAGGCGTGGTCGACGCCGCGGGACGACCGATCGCGGAGGGTGCCGTGCTGACGCCGGGAGACGCGGTGACCGTCACGGTCGCCCCGACCGTCGTCGGCACGGACTACGCGCTCGAGTTCCACTCGACGCCGGTCACGATCGCCCAGGCGATCGGCGACGGGTCGGCGATCACACTGCAGGGGACCGTCCCCGTCGACGCGACCGCCGGGGCCCACCGCCTCGTCGTACGCACCCCGGCCGGCGAGCTCTGGAGCATCGGCGTCACGGTCGCGGCGGTCGGCGGAGCGCCCGGGGGAGCGGGCGCCGGCCCGGTCTCCGGCCTGGCCGACACCGGCAGCGGCCTCCCGCTCGCGGGTGGCGCGCTCGCCCTCCTGCTGATCGTGGGAGGCGCCGCCGCACTGCTGCTGCGCGCACGCCGGCGTCGGGAGGTCTGA
- a CDS encoding class I SAM-dependent methyltransferase has translation MASGAIGTVTRGTTNTNRLRRVDRWVTAQPVLRRTRDPLVVDLGYGASGVTALELHQRLAKARPDVEVVGLEIEPGRVRTADEQLAAVRAGRTGFDPAARIRFALGGFEVPLPEGRKAAVIRAFNVLRQYDESEVAGAWERMLARLQPGGLLVEGTCDEIGRIASWVALDPTGPLSLTVSLRLHGLDAPSIVAERLPKALIHRNVPGERVHTFLTELDRLWRIHSPLAAYGPSQRWIAVAQGMRDAGWPVLGGRTRWRLGELTVAWPAVSPA, from the coding sequence ATGGCTTCCGGTGCGATCGGCACGGTGACCCGTGGCACGACCAACACCAACCGGCTCCGTCGCGTCGACCGTTGGGTCACCGCCCAGCCGGTGCTCCGCCGCACCCGCGACCCGCTCGTGGTCGACCTCGGCTACGGCGCCAGCGGGGTCACCGCGCTCGAGCTGCACCAGCGCCTCGCGAAGGCGCGGCCGGACGTCGAGGTCGTCGGCCTCGAGATCGAGCCAGGGAGAGTGCGGACCGCCGACGAGCAGCTGGCGGCCGTGCGCGCGGGGCGCACCGGCTTCGATCCGGCCGCGCGCATCCGGTTCGCGCTGGGCGGCTTCGAGGTGCCGCTGCCGGAAGGCCGGAAGGCGGCCGTGATCCGCGCGTTCAACGTCCTGCGGCAGTACGACGAGTCCGAGGTCGCGGGCGCGTGGGAGCGCATGCTCGCCCGCCTCCAGCCCGGCGGCCTCCTCGTCGAGGGGACCTGCGACGAGATCGGCCGCATCGCGAGCTGGGTCGCGCTCGACCCGACCGGACCGCTGTCGCTCACGGTGTCACTGCGGCTGCATGGGCTCGATGCCCCCTCGATCGTCGCCGAGCGCCTGCCGAAGGCGCTCATCCACCGCAACGTGCCGGGCGAGCGCGTGCACACGTTCCTCACGGAGCTCGACCGGCTGTGGCGCATCCACTCGCCTCTCGCGGCCTACGGCCCCTCGCAGCGCTGGATCGCCGTGGCGCAGGGGATGCGCGACGCCGGCTGGCCCGTGCTCGGCGGTCGCACCCGCTGGCGCCTCGGCGAGCTCACTGTCGCCTGGCCCGCTGTCTCCCCCGCCTGA
- a CDS encoding sensor histidine kinase: MDSAWLVLLSLGLGLAVGAGFVWILHIAARRGDHAAAVVNPAVPDGVDQVLDAMESAGVVLDPSNNVIKASPGAHAIGLVWGGALVHPHLVELVNRVRRSGEPVTEDCELARGPFGDANIHLSVRVARLGSRYILLLAEDRTESYRLDSVRRDFVANISHELKTPIGAVGLLAEALDDASDDPVQVRRFAARLSDEAERLARITRDIIELSRLQATDALGDARTLSAAKIVKAAIDQNRVAAEARGIEIAMRGEKTAEVLGNESLLVTAVDNLISNAIQYSPDDSRIGIGVRTLDGVVEIAVTDQGEGIPEEDLDRVFERFFRVDQARSRNTGGTGLGLSIVKHAVQNHGGEVRVWSQPGRGSTFTIRLPEASTVRPPIGENL; the protein is encoded by the coding sequence ATGGACTCCGCCTGGTTGGTGCTGCTCTCGCTGGGCCTGGGCCTCGCCGTCGGCGCCGGATTCGTGTGGATCCTGCACATCGCGGCGCGGCGCGGCGATCACGCCGCGGCCGTCGTCAACCCGGCGGTCCCCGACGGCGTCGATCAGGTGCTCGACGCGATGGAGTCCGCCGGTGTCGTGCTCGACCCGTCGAACAACGTGATCAAGGCCTCGCCGGGCGCGCACGCGATCGGTCTGGTCTGGGGCGGCGCGCTCGTCCACCCGCACCTGGTCGAACTCGTGAACCGGGTCCGCCGGTCGGGCGAGCCGGTGACCGAGGACTGCGAACTCGCACGTGGACCGTTCGGCGACGCGAACATCCACCTGAGCGTCCGCGTGGCCCGTCTGGGCTCGCGGTACATCCTGCTGCTGGCGGAGGACCGCACGGAGTCGTACCGCCTGGACTCGGTCCGACGGGACTTCGTGGCGAACATCAGTCACGAGCTGAAGACGCCGATCGGGGCGGTGGGCCTGCTCGCCGAGGCGCTCGACGACGCGTCGGACGACCCGGTGCAGGTGCGCCGGTTCGCGGCGCGGCTGAGCGACGAGGCCGAGCGTCTCGCCCGGATCACCCGCGACATCATCGAGCTCAGCCGCCTCCAGGCCACCGATGCGCTCGGAGACGCGCGCACGCTGTCGGCCGCGAAGATCGTGAAGGCCGCCATCGACCAGAACCGGGTGGCCGCCGAGGCCCGCGGCATCGAGATCGCCATGCGCGGTGAGAAGACGGCGGAGGTGCTCGGCAACGAGAGCCTCCTGGTCACCGCCGTCGACAACCTCATCTCGAACGCCATCCAGTACTCGCCGGACGACTCCCGCATCGGGATCGGCGTCCGCACGCTCGACGGCGTCGTCGAGATCGCGGTCACCGACCAGGGCGAGGGAATCCCCGAGGAAGACCTGGATCGCGTCTTCGAACGCTTCTTCCGCGTCGATCAGGCGCGCTCGCGCAACACCGGCGGGACGGGGCTCGGGCTGTCCATCGTCAAGCACGCCGTGCAGAACCACGGCGGCGAGGTGCGCGTCTGGTCGCAGCCGGGGCGCGGCTCCACCTTCACGATCCGGCTGCCCGAAGCCTCCACCGTCCGTCCCCCGATAGGAGAGAACCTGTGA
- the ygfZ gene encoding CAF17-like 4Fe-4S cluster assembly/insertion protein YgfZ, producing MTVSPFLRLPGAVDAGSVAGAPAEPGVAAHYGNPLREQRALAEGRAIVDLSDRAVLTITGPDRLSWLNSLTSQALTRLQPGESSETLLLDVTGRVEHAVRLVEDGETLWLLVDRPEADGLLSWLDRMRFMLRVELADRSDDFATIGTLGDPPLPVAAPNGVPLIWHDPWRAVAVGGHQYAQGEHPGAGWTWSERLVPRDALGSIVSRVENGELTVAGASAADALRIAAWRPRFATEVDERTIPHELDWLRSAVHLDKGCYRGQETVAKVHNLGHPPRRLVMLHLDGSEGVHAARGAAVSFGDKEVGTVTSAALHYELGPIALAVVKRGTDSAGTLTVDADGTSLAASQEVVVPPGAGAEAQVPHLPRLGAVTRRPRT from the coding sequence ATGACGGTCTCGCCGTTCCTGCGGCTCCCCGGCGCCGTCGATGCGGGGTCCGTCGCGGGTGCTCCCGCCGAGCCCGGCGTCGCCGCGCACTATGGCAACCCGCTGAGGGAGCAGCGCGCGCTGGCCGAGGGCCGCGCCATCGTCGACCTCTCCGACCGCGCCGTGCTCACGATCACCGGTCCCGACCGGCTGAGCTGGCTGAACTCCCTGACCAGCCAGGCGCTCACCCGGCTGCAGCCCGGCGAGTCGTCCGAGACCCTGCTGCTCGACGTCACAGGACGTGTGGAGCACGCCGTACGCCTCGTCGAGGACGGCGAGACGCTGTGGCTGCTGGTCGACCGCCCCGAGGCGGACGGTCTGCTGTCCTGGCTCGACCGCATGCGCTTCATGCTGCGCGTGGAGCTCGCGGACCGCAGCGACGATTTCGCGACCATCGGGACCCTCGGCGACCCGCCCCTCCCGGTCGCCGCACCGAACGGCGTCCCGCTGATCTGGCACGACCCGTGGCGCGCTGTCGCCGTCGGAGGTCACCAGTACGCGCAGGGCGAGCACCCGGGCGCAGGGTGGACGTGGAGCGAGCGGCTCGTCCCGAGGGACGCCCTCGGCTCCATCGTGTCGCGCGTCGAGAACGGGGAGCTCACCGTGGCGGGCGCCTCCGCCGCCGACGCGCTCCGCATCGCCGCGTGGCGGCCGCGATTCGCGACCGAGGTCGACGAGCGCACCATCCCGCACGAGCTCGACTGGCTGCGCAGCGCCGTCCATCTCGACAAGGGCTGCTACCGCGGGCAGGAGACGGTGGCCAAGGTCCACAACCTGGGGCATCCTCCGCGCCGTCTCGTGATGCTGCACCTCGACGGGTCCGAGGGCGTCCACGCCGCACGCGGCGCGGCCGTGTCGTTCGGCGACAAGGAGGTCGGCACCGTCACCTCCGCCGCCCTCCACTACGAACTCGGGCCGATCGCGCTCGCCGTGGTCAAGCGCGGCACGGACTCCGCTGGAACGCTCACGGTCGACGCGGACGGCACCTCGCTCGCCGCCTCGCAGGAGGTCGTCGTCCCGCCCGGGGCCGGCGCGGAAGCGCAGGTCCCGCACCTCCCGCGCCTCGGCGCCGTCACCCGCCGCCCGCGCACCTGA
- a CDS encoding FABP family protein: MIEIPTDLPSELVPLSWLIGVWEGTGVLDYAIEDEHTELEFGQRVSFSHDDQAYLNYSSTTWILDEEKTPLAAETGYWRLSRKLIEGDQGPAMLPGSGPRPFNTAQSVETLRNSNGAFDIDVSVIHPDGVSELYLGQVNGPRIDLATDAVLRTAGAKEYTAATRLYGLVENHLLWAWDIAALGQELRTHASARLAKVE; encoded by the coding sequence ATGATCGAGATCCCGACCGACCTCCCCTCCGAGCTCGTCCCGCTCTCGTGGCTCATCGGCGTCTGGGAGGGCACCGGAGTGCTCGACTACGCCATCGAGGACGAGCACACCGAGCTCGAGTTCGGCCAGCGCGTCAGCTTCAGTCACGACGACCAGGCCTATCTCAACTACTCCTCGACCACATGGATCCTCGACGAGGAGAAGACCCCGCTTGCGGCCGAGACCGGATACTGGCGTCTCAGCCGCAAGCTGATCGAGGGCGACCAGGGGCCGGCGATGCTGCCGGGCAGCGGTCCACGGCCGTTCAACACCGCGCAGTCCGTCGAGACCCTCCGCAACTCCAACGGGGCCTTCGACATCGACGTCTCCGTCATCCACCCGGACGGTGTGAGCGAGCTGTACCTCGGGCAGGTGAACGGCCCGCGCATCGATTTGGCGACCGACGCCGTCCTGCGCACCGCCGGCGCCAAGGAGTACACCGCGGCGACCCGCCTCTACGGCCTGGTCGAAAACCACCTCCTCTGGGCGTGGGACATCGCCGCCCTCGGGCAGGAGCTGCGCACGCATGCCTCCGCCCGCCTCGCCAAGGTGGAGTGA
- the phoU gene encoding phosphate signaling complex protein PhoU, with protein sequence MREVFQQELAEVQDRLVEIAELVVRSIQHATRAFNESDVSLAEDVIENDHRIDELTVILDELSIQILARQQPVARDLRIVVSALRISASLERMGDMAEHIAQLARYRFPDKVVPKGLRSTFAEMGRLDVAIAEKLAELLRTQDIRLADEIRNDDDDVDELHASVFDKVLGETWKGQAVDTVDATLASRYHERFADHAVSIAKKVQYLATGDWAPELAS encoded by the coding sequence ATGCGCGAAGTGTTCCAGCAGGAGCTGGCCGAAGTCCAGGACCGACTGGTCGAGATCGCCGAACTCGTCGTCCGCTCCATCCAGCACGCGACGCGGGCGTTCAACGAGTCGGACGTGTCGCTGGCGGAGGACGTCATCGAGAACGACCACCGCATCGACGAGCTCACCGTCATCCTCGACGAGCTCTCCATCCAGATCCTCGCCCGCCAGCAGCCGGTAGCCCGCGACCTGCGCATCGTGGTGAGCGCGCTGCGCATCAGCGCCTCCCTGGAGCGGATGGGCGACATGGCCGAGCACATCGCCCAGCTCGCCCGCTACCGCTTCCCGGACAAGGTGGTGCCGAAGGGCCTCCGCTCGACCTTCGCCGAGATGGGCCGTCTCGACGTCGCCATCGCCGAGAAGCTCGCCGAACTGCTCCGCACCCAGGACATCCGCCTCGCGGACGAGATCCGCAACGACGACGACGATGTCGACGAGCTGCACGCCAGCGTGTTCGACAAGGTCCTCGGCGAGACCTGGAAGGGCCAGGCCGTCGACACCGTCGACGCCACCCTCGCCTCGCGCTACCACGAGCGGTTCGCCGACCACGCGGTGTCGATCGCCAAGAAGGTGCAGTACCTCGCGACCGGCGACTGGGCCCCGGAGCTCGCCTCCTGA
- a CDS encoding CarD family transcriptional regulator gives MLFEVGETVVYPHHGAATITEVKKRIIKGEEKLYLKLNVTQGDLTIEVPAENVDLVGVRDVIGKEGLDRVFEVLRAPFTEEPTNWSRRYKANLEKLASGDVIKVSEVVRDLWRRDQDRGLSAGEKRMLAKARQILISELALAEKTDDEKASSLLDEVLAS, from the coding sequence ATGCTTTTCGAGGTTGGCGAAACCGTCGTTTACCCCCATCACGGTGCTGCAACGATCACCGAGGTCAAGAAAAGAATCATCAAGGGTGAAGAGAAGCTGTACCTCAAGCTCAACGTGACGCAGGGCGACCTGACCATCGAGGTCCCCGCCGAGAACGTCGACCTCGTGGGAGTGCGCGACGTCATCGGCAAGGAGGGTCTGGACCGCGTCTTCGAGGTGCTCCGAGCCCCGTTCACGGAGGAGCCCACCAACTGGTCGCGCCGGTACAAGGCCAACCTGGAGAAGCTGGCGTCCGGCGACGTCATCAAGGTCTCCGAGGTCGTCCGCGACCTGTGGCGTCGCGATCAGGATCGCGGGCTGTCCGCGGGCGAGAAGCGCATGCTCGCCAAGGCGCGGCAGATCCTCATCTCCGAACTGGCGCTGGCGGAGAAGACCGACGACGAGAAGGCGTCGAGCCTCCTCGACGAGGTGCTCGCCTCTTAG
- a CDS encoding response regulator transcription factor — MTSILLVEDEGALSEPLAYLLGREGYEVTVAEDGPTALAEFDKEGADLVLLDLMLPGIPGTEVCREIRSRSTVPIIMLTAKDSEVDIVVGLELGADDYVTKPYSSRELLARIRAVLRRRVEAEEVEDDGILEAGTVRMDVDRHTVAVNGSEISMPLKEFELLELLLRNAGRVLTRGQLIDRVWGSDYFGDTKTLDVHIKRIRSRIEESPSEPQMLVTVRGLGYRFNA, encoded by the coding sequence GTGACATCCATCCTGCTCGTCGAGGATGAGGGCGCGCTCAGCGAGCCGCTCGCGTACCTGCTCGGCCGCGAGGGCTATGAGGTGACCGTGGCCGAGGACGGCCCGACCGCGCTCGCCGAGTTCGACAAGGAGGGCGCCGATCTGGTGCTGCTCGACCTCATGCTGCCGGGCATCCCCGGCACCGAGGTGTGCCGCGAGATCCGGTCGCGTTCGACCGTGCCGATCATCATGCTGACCGCCAAGGACTCCGAGGTGGACATCGTGGTCGGCCTCGAACTCGGCGCGGACGACTACGTGACCAAGCCGTACTCCTCCCGGGAGCTTCTGGCGCGGATCCGCGCCGTGCTGCGCCGGCGGGTCGAGGCCGAGGAGGTCGAGGACGACGGCATCCTCGAAGCCGGCACGGTGCGGATGGACGTGGACCGCCACACCGTGGCCGTGAACGGCTCGGAGATCTCCATGCCGCTGAAGGAATTCGAGCTGCTCGAACTGCTGCTGCGCAACGCCGGCCGCGTGCTCACGCGCGGCCAGCTGATCGACCGGGTGTGGGGGAGCGACTACTTCGGCGACACGAAGACGCTCGATGTGCACATCAAGCGCATCCGCTCGCGGATCGAGGAGAGCCCGTCCGAGCCGCAGATGCTGGTGACCGTGCGGGGACTCGGCTACCGCTTCAACGCCTGA
- a CDS encoding phosphoglyceromutase, with protein sequence MSAPYTLILLRHGNSEWNQKNLFTGWVDVRLSEQGVTEAKRAGELLAESGLQPDILYTSVLTRAIQTANYALDVSDRLWIDVKRTWRLNERHYGALQGLDKAETLEKFGPEQFQLWRRSFDVPPPPLDDDSEFSQAHDPRYAGLGDDLPRTECLKDVIDRMLPYWESDITVSLAEGKTVLVTAHGNSLRALVKHLDGISDDDIAELNIPTGIPLVYTLDADFRPTEPAYYLDPEAAAAGAAAVAAQGKK encoded by the coding sequence ATGTCCGCCCCCTACACTTTGATCCTCCTCCGCCACGGCAACAGCGAGTGGAACCAGAAGAATCTGTTCACCGGCTGGGTCGACGTCCGGCTCAGCGAGCAGGGCGTCACCGAGGCCAAGCGCGCCGGCGAGCTGCTCGCCGAGTCCGGCCTCCAGCCCGACATCCTCTACACGTCCGTCCTCACGCGCGCGATCCAGACCGCGAACTACGCGCTCGACGTCTCCGACCGGCTGTGGATCGACGTGAAGCGCACGTGGCGTCTGAACGAGCGACACTACGGCGCCCTGCAGGGCCTCGACAAGGCGGAGACGCTCGAGAAATTCGGTCCGGAGCAGTTCCAGCTCTGGCGCCGTTCGTTCGACGTGCCGCCGCCGCCGCTGGACGACGACAGCGAGTTCTCTCAGGCGCACGATCCGCGTTACGCCGGCCTCGGCGACGACCTGCCGCGCACCGAGTGCCTCAAGGACGTCATCGACCGCATGCTGCCTTACTGGGAGTCCGACATCACGGTCAGCCTGGCCGAGGGGAAGACGGTGCTCGTCACGGCGCACGGCAACTCGCTGCGCGCGCTGGTGAAGCACCTCGACGGCATCTCGGACGACGACATCGCGGAGCTCAACATCCCGACCGGCATCCCGCTCGTCTACACGCTCGACGCCGACTTCCGCCCGACGGAGCCCGCGTACTACCTCGACCCCGAGGCCGCCGCCGCCGGTGCCGCCGCCGTCGCCGCCCAGGGCAAGAAGTAG